The Cervus canadensis isolate Bull #8, Minnesota chromosome 29, ASM1932006v1, whole genome shotgun sequence genome includes a window with the following:
- the SSH3 gene encoding protein phosphatase Slingshot homolog 3 isoform X4 codes for MALVTVSRSPPASGQSTPVGPTQDQVSQRRSRLQRRQSFAVLRGAVLGLQDGGDDGDASRPSPEPAEEPPREGQPHGDQTDNGHGPPSPGKQEQSQHLHLMVELLRPQDDIRLAAQLEAARTPRLRYLLVVSTREGLSQDETVLLGVDFPDSSSPSCTLGLVLPLWSDTQVYLDGDGGFSVTSGGQSRIFKPVSIQTMWPSEQQQMEQAIRAELWEVLDASDLDNVTSKEIRQALELRLGCPLQQYRDFIDNQMLLIMAQQDRASRIFPHLYLGSEWNAANLEELQRNRVSHILNMAREIDNFYPERFTYHNVRLWDEESAQLLPHWKETHRFVEAARAQGTRVLVHCKMGVSRSAATVIAYAMKQYGWSLEQALRHVQELRPIARPNPGFLRQLQTYQGILTASRQSHVWEQKAGGASPEEPLAPEVSTPFPPLQPEPGGSGELNAVGSEDSQAAPKEAPGSRPRINLRGVMRSISLLEPPSELDSPSGDADLPEVFSSKESSDEEPPQPFPQPSSAKGGRQVRRGPWPALKSRQSVVALNSAALVASRTRAFQEQGEAGCASTPRHQKIVRQASVDSSGEEGEA; via the exons ATGGCCCTGGTCACAGTAAGCCGCTCGCCCCCGGCCAGCGGCCAGTCCACGCCTGTGGGGCCCACG CAGGACCAGGTGTCCCAGCGCAGAAGCCGGCTCCAGCGAAG GCAGAGCTTTGCAGTACTCCGAGGGGCTGTCCTGGGACTGCAGGATGGAGGGGATGATGGAGATGCCTCCAGGCCCAGCCCAGAGCCAGCAGAGGAGCCCCCCAGGGAAGGTCAGCCCCACGGGGACCAGACAGACAACGGGCACGGGCCCCCGAGTCCTGGCAAGCAGGAGCAGAGTCAACACCTGCACCTCATGGTGGAGCTGCTGAGGCCACAGGACGACATCCGCCTG GCAGCCCAGCTAGAGGCGGCTCGGACCCCCCGGCTCCGCTACCTGCTGGTCGTTTCCACCAGAGAAGGTCTGAGTCAGGATGAGACAGTCCTTCTGGGTGTGGACTTCCCTGACAGCAG CTCCCCCAGCTGCACCCTTGGCCTGGTCCTGCCTCTCTGGAGTGACACCCAGGTGTACCTAGATGGAGACGG GGGCTTCAGCGTGACCTCCGGGGGGCAGAGTCGGATCTTCAAGCCTGTCTCCATTCAGACTATGTG GCCCTCAGAGCAGCAGCAGATGGAGCAGGCGATCCGGGCCGAGCTGTGGGAGGTGCTGGACGCCAGTGACCTGGACAACGTCACTTCCAAAGAG ATCCGCCAGGCCCTGGAGCTGCGTTTGGGATGCCCTCTCCAGCAGTACCGTGACTTCATCGACAACCAGATGCTGCTGATCATGGCCCAGCAAGACCGGGCGTCCCGCATCTTCCCCCACCTCTACCTG GGCTCAGAGTGGAACGCAGCGAACCTGGAGGAGCTGCAGAGAAACAG GGTGAGCCACATCTTGAACATGGCCCGTGAGATCGACAACTTCTACCCCGAGCGCTTCACCTACCACAACGTGCGCCTCTGGGATGAGGAGTCGGCCCAGCTGCTGCCCCACTGGAAGGAGACACACCGCTTCGTGGAGGCCGCCAG GGCACAGGGCACCCGGGTGCTCGTCCACTGCAAGATGGGCGTCAGCCGCTCGGCTGCCACAGTGATTGCCTACGCCATGAAGCAGTACGGCTGGAGCCTGGAGCAGGCTCTGCGCCACGTGCAGGAGCTCCGGCCCATCGCCCGCCCCAACCCCGGCTTCCTGCGCCAGCTGCAGACCTACCAGGGCATTCTGACTGCTAG CCGGCAGAGTCATGTCTGGGAGCAGAAAGCAGGTGGGGCCTCCCCAGAGGAGCCCTTGGCCCCCGAGGTCTCTACACCGTTCCCACCTCTTCAGCCAGAACCGGGGGGCAGTGGGGAGCTGAATGCCGTGGGGTCAGAGGACAGCCAGGCAGCCCCAAAAGAAGCACCTGGGTCGCGGCCCCGTATCAACCTCCGTGGGGTCATGAGGTCCATTAGCCTCCTGGAGCCGCCCTCCGAGCTGGACAGCCCCTCCGGCGATGCTGACCTGCCAGAG GTTTTCTCTTCAAAAGAATCTTCAGATGAGGAGCCTCCCCAGCCCTTCCCTCAGCCCTCAAGCGCCAAGGGAGGCCGGCAGGTCCGCAGGGGGCCTTGGCCTGCCCTGAAGTCCCGCCAGTCGGTGGTGGCCCTCAACAGCGCCGCCCTGGTGGCCAGCCGGACCCGGGCCTTCCAGGAGCAGGGGGAGGCCGGCTGTGCGTCCACACCCAGGCACCAGAAGATTGTGAGGCAGGCCAGCGTGGATagcagtggggaggagggagaggcgtGA
- the SSH3 gene encoding protein phosphatase Slingshot homolog 3 isoform X3 — MALVTVSRSPPASGQSTPVGPTQDQVSQRRSRLQRRQSFAVLRGAVLGLQDGGDDGDASRPSPEPAEEPPREGQPHGDQTDNGHGPPSPGKQEQSQHLHLMVELLRPQDDIRLAAQLEAARTPRLRYLLVVSTREGLSQDETVLLGVDFPDSSSPSCTLGLVLPLWSDTQVYLDGDGGFSVTSGGQSRIFKPVSIQTMWATLQVLHQACEAALNSGLVPGGSALAWASHYQDRLSSDQSCLNEWTAMADLESLRPPCAEPSRPSEQQQMEQAIRAELWEVLDASDLDNVTSKEIRQALELRLGCPLQQYRDFIDNQMLLIMAQQDRASRIFPHLYLGSEWNAANLEELQRNRVSHILNMAREIDNFYPERFTYHNVRLWDEESAQLLPHWKETHRFVEAARAQGTRVLVHCKMGVSRSAATVIAYAMKQYGWSLEQALRHVQELRPIARPNPGFLRQLQTYQGILTASRQSHVWEQKAGGASPEEPLAPEVSTPFPPLQPEPGGSGELNAVGSEDSQAAPKEAPGSRPRINLRGVMRSISLLEPPSELDSPSGDADLPEGAPEQAAVPWSAPFHPLSSGGDTGRTGEPRSPRERERSLGTGPSGGRHGPTGLGWWLQAALSLPRGLAS; from the exons ATGGCCCTGGTCACAGTAAGCCGCTCGCCCCCGGCCAGCGGCCAGTCCACGCCTGTGGGGCCCACG CAGGACCAGGTGTCCCAGCGCAGAAGCCGGCTCCAGCGAAG GCAGAGCTTTGCAGTACTCCGAGGGGCTGTCCTGGGACTGCAGGATGGAGGGGATGATGGAGATGCCTCCAGGCCCAGCCCAGAGCCAGCAGAGGAGCCCCCCAGGGAAGGTCAGCCCCACGGGGACCAGACAGACAACGGGCACGGGCCCCCGAGTCCTGGCAAGCAGGAGCAGAGTCAACACCTGCACCTCATGGTGGAGCTGCTGAGGCCACAGGACGACATCCGCCTG GCAGCCCAGCTAGAGGCGGCTCGGACCCCCCGGCTCCGCTACCTGCTGGTCGTTTCCACCAGAGAAGGTCTGAGTCAGGATGAGACAGTCCTTCTGGGTGTGGACTTCCCTGACAGCAG CTCCCCCAGCTGCACCCTTGGCCTGGTCCTGCCTCTCTGGAGTGACACCCAGGTGTACCTAGATGGAGACGG GGGCTTCAGCGTGACCTCCGGGGGGCAGAGTCGGATCTTCAAGCCTGTCTCCATTCAGACTATGTG GGCCACGCTCCAGGTGTTGCACCAGGCGTGTGAGGCGGCTCTCAACAGTGGTCTTGTGCCAGGGGGCAGTGCCCTTGCCTGGGCCAGCCACTACCAGGACAGACTGAGCTCTGACCAGAGCTGTCTCAATGAGTGGACGGCCATGGCCGACCTGGAGTCTCTACGGCCTCCCTGCGCAGAGCCCAGCCG GCCCTCAGAGCAGCAGCAGATGGAGCAGGCGATCCGGGCCGAGCTGTGGGAGGTGCTGGACGCCAGTGACCTGGACAACGTCACTTCCAAAGAG ATCCGCCAGGCCCTGGAGCTGCGTTTGGGATGCCCTCTCCAGCAGTACCGTGACTTCATCGACAACCAGATGCTGCTGATCATGGCCCAGCAAGACCGGGCGTCCCGCATCTTCCCCCACCTCTACCTG GGCTCAGAGTGGAACGCAGCGAACCTGGAGGAGCTGCAGAGAAACAG GGTGAGCCACATCTTGAACATGGCCCGTGAGATCGACAACTTCTACCCCGAGCGCTTCACCTACCACAACGTGCGCCTCTGGGATGAGGAGTCGGCCCAGCTGCTGCCCCACTGGAAGGAGACACACCGCTTCGTGGAGGCCGCCAG GGCACAGGGCACCCGGGTGCTCGTCCACTGCAAGATGGGCGTCAGCCGCTCGGCTGCCACAGTGATTGCCTACGCCATGAAGCAGTACGGCTGGAGCCTGGAGCAGGCTCTGCGCCACGTGCAGGAGCTCCGGCCCATCGCCCGCCCCAACCCCGGCTTCCTGCGCCAGCTGCAGACCTACCAGGGCATTCTGACTGCTAG CCGGCAGAGTCATGTCTGGGAGCAGAAAGCAGGTGGGGCCTCCCCAGAGGAGCCCTTGGCCCCCGAGGTCTCTACACCGTTCCCACCTCTTCAGCCAGAACCGGGGGGCAGTGGGGAGCTGAATGCCGTGGGGTCAGAGGACAGCCAGGCAGCCCCAAAAGAAGCACCTGGGTCGCGGCCCCGTATCAACCTCCGTGGGGTCATGAGGTCCATTAGCCTCCTGGAGCCGCCCTCCGAGCTGGACAGCCCCTCCGGCGATGCTGACCTGCCAGAG GGGGCTCCTGAGCAGGCGGCTGTGCCCTGGTCTGCTCCTTTTCATCCCCTCAGCAGCGGAGGAGACACAGGGCGGACAGGTGAGCCCCGCTCTCCACGGGAGCGGGAGCGCAGCCTTGGGACAGGGCCATCTGGTGGGCGCCACGGCCCAACAGGCCTAGGCTGGTGGCTGCAGGCAGCTCTCAGCCTGCCGAGGGGACTTGCTTCCTGA
- the SSH3 gene encoding protein phosphatase Slingshot homolog 3 isoform X2 gives MALVTVSRSPPASGQSTPVGPTDQVSQRRSRLQRRQSFAVLRGAVLGLQDGGDDGDASRPSPEPAEEPPREGQPHGDQTDNGHGPPSPGKQEQSQHLHLMVELLRPQDDIRLAAQLEAARTPRLRYLLVVSTREGLSQDETVLLGVDFPDSSSPSCTLGLVLPLWSDTQVYLDGDGGFSVTSGGQSRIFKPVSIQTMWATLQVLHQACEAALNSGLVPGGSALAWASHYQDRLSSDQSCLNEWTAMADLESLRPPCAEPSRPSEQQQMEQAIRAELWEVLDASDLDNVTSKEIRQALELRLGCPLQQYRDFIDNQMLLIMAQQDRASRIFPHLYLGSEWNAANLEELQRNRVSHILNMAREIDNFYPERFTYHNVRLWDEESAQLLPHWKETHRFVEAARAQGTRVLVHCKMGVSRSAATVIAYAMKQYGWSLEQALRHVQELRPIARPNPGFLRQLQTYQGILTASRQSHVWEQKAGGASPEEPLAPEVSTPFPPLQPEPGGSGELNAVGSEDSQAAPKEAPGSRPRINLRGVMRSISLLEPPSELDSPSGDADLPEVFSSKESSDEEPPQPFPQPSSAKGGRQVRRGPWPALKSRQSVVALNSAALVASRTRAFQEQGEAGCASTPRHQKIVRQASVDSSGEEGEA, from the exons ATGGCCCTGGTCACAGTAAGCCGCTCGCCCCCGGCCAGCGGCCAGTCCACGCCTGTGGGGCCCACG GACCAGGTGTCCCAGCGCAGAAGCCGGCTCCAGCGAAG GCAGAGCTTTGCAGTACTCCGAGGGGCTGTCCTGGGACTGCAGGATGGAGGGGATGATGGAGATGCCTCCAGGCCCAGCCCAGAGCCAGCAGAGGAGCCCCCCAGGGAAGGTCAGCCCCACGGGGACCAGACAGACAACGGGCACGGGCCCCCGAGTCCTGGCAAGCAGGAGCAGAGTCAACACCTGCACCTCATGGTGGAGCTGCTGAGGCCACAGGACGACATCCGCCTG GCAGCCCAGCTAGAGGCGGCTCGGACCCCCCGGCTCCGCTACCTGCTGGTCGTTTCCACCAGAGAAGGTCTGAGTCAGGATGAGACAGTCCTTCTGGGTGTGGACTTCCCTGACAGCAG CTCCCCCAGCTGCACCCTTGGCCTGGTCCTGCCTCTCTGGAGTGACACCCAGGTGTACCTAGATGGAGACGG GGGCTTCAGCGTGACCTCCGGGGGGCAGAGTCGGATCTTCAAGCCTGTCTCCATTCAGACTATGTG GGCCACGCTCCAGGTGTTGCACCAGGCGTGTGAGGCGGCTCTCAACAGTGGTCTTGTGCCAGGGGGCAGTGCCCTTGCCTGGGCCAGCCACTACCAGGACAGACTGAGCTCTGACCAGAGCTGTCTCAATGAGTGGACGGCCATGGCCGACCTGGAGTCTCTACGGCCTCCCTGCGCAGAGCCCAGCCG GCCCTCAGAGCAGCAGCAGATGGAGCAGGCGATCCGGGCCGAGCTGTGGGAGGTGCTGGACGCCAGTGACCTGGACAACGTCACTTCCAAAGAG ATCCGCCAGGCCCTGGAGCTGCGTTTGGGATGCCCTCTCCAGCAGTACCGTGACTTCATCGACAACCAGATGCTGCTGATCATGGCCCAGCAAGACCGGGCGTCCCGCATCTTCCCCCACCTCTACCTG GGCTCAGAGTGGAACGCAGCGAACCTGGAGGAGCTGCAGAGAAACAG GGTGAGCCACATCTTGAACATGGCCCGTGAGATCGACAACTTCTACCCCGAGCGCTTCACCTACCACAACGTGCGCCTCTGGGATGAGGAGTCGGCCCAGCTGCTGCCCCACTGGAAGGAGACACACCGCTTCGTGGAGGCCGCCAG GGCACAGGGCACCCGGGTGCTCGTCCACTGCAAGATGGGCGTCAGCCGCTCGGCTGCCACAGTGATTGCCTACGCCATGAAGCAGTACGGCTGGAGCCTGGAGCAGGCTCTGCGCCACGTGCAGGAGCTCCGGCCCATCGCCCGCCCCAACCCCGGCTTCCTGCGCCAGCTGCAGACCTACCAGGGCATTCTGACTGCTAG CCGGCAGAGTCATGTCTGGGAGCAGAAAGCAGGTGGGGCCTCCCCAGAGGAGCCCTTGGCCCCCGAGGTCTCTACACCGTTCCCACCTCTTCAGCCAGAACCGGGGGGCAGTGGGGAGCTGAATGCCGTGGGGTCAGAGGACAGCCAGGCAGCCCCAAAAGAAGCACCTGGGTCGCGGCCCCGTATCAACCTCCGTGGGGTCATGAGGTCCATTAGCCTCCTGGAGCCGCCCTCCGAGCTGGACAGCCCCTCCGGCGATGCTGACCTGCCAGAG GTTTTCTCTTCAAAAGAATCTTCAGATGAGGAGCCTCCCCAGCCCTTCCCTCAGCCCTCAAGCGCCAAGGGAGGCCGGCAGGTCCGCAGGGGGCCTTGGCCTGCCCTGAAGTCCCGCCAGTCGGTGGTGGCCCTCAACAGCGCCGCCCTGGTGGCCAGCCGGACCCGGGCCTTCCAGGAGCAGGGGGAGGCCGGCTGTGCGTCCACACCCAGGCACCAGAAGATTGTGAGGCAGGCCAGCGTGGATagcagtggggaggagggagaggcgtGA
- the SSH3 gene encoding protein phosphatase Slingshot homolog 3 isoform X1 → MALVTVSRSPPASGQSTPVGPTQDQVSQRRSRLQRRQSFAVLRGAVLGLQDGGDDGDASRPSPEPAEEPPREGQPHGDQTDNGHGPPSPGKQEQSQHLHLMVELLRPQDDIRLAAQLEAARTPRLRYLLVVSTREGLSQDETVLLGVDFPDSSSPSCTLGLVLPLWSDTQVYLDGDGGFSVTSGGQSRIFKPVSIQTMWATLQVLHQACEAALNSGLVPGGSALAWASHYQDRLSSDQSCLNEWTAMADLESLRPPCAEPSRPSEQQQMEQAIRAELWEVLDASDLDNVTSKEIRQALELRLGCPLQQYRDFIDNQMLLIMAQQDRASRIFPHLYLGSEWNAANLEELQRNRVSHILNMAREIDNFYPERFTYHNVRLWDEESAQLLPHWKETHRFVEAARAQGTRVLVHCKMGVSRSAATVIAYAMKQYGWSLEQALRHVQELRPIARPNPGFLRQLQTYQGILTASRQSHVWEQKAGGASPEEPLAPEVSTPFPPLQPEPGGSGELNAVGSEDSQAAPKEAPGSRPRINLRGVMRSISLLEPPSELDSPSGDADLPEVFSSKESSDEEPPQPFPQPSSAKGGRQVRRGPWPALKSRQSVVALNSAALVASRTRAFQEQGEAGCASTPRHQKIVRQASVDSSGEEGEA, encoded by the exons ATGGCCCTGGTCACAGTAAGCCGCTCGCCCCCGGCCAGCGGCCAGTCCACGCCTGTGGGGCCCACG CAGGACCAGGTGTCCCAGCGCAGAAGCCGGCTCCAGCGAAG GCAGAGCTTTGCAGTACTCCGAGGGGCTGTCCTGGGACTGCAGGATGGAGGGGATGATGGAGATGCCTCCAGGCCCAGCCCAGAGCCAGCAGAGGAGCCCCCCAGGGAAGGTCAGCCCCACGGGGACCAGACAGACAACGGGCACGGGCCCCCGAGTCCTGGCAAGCAGGAGCAGAGTCAACACCTGCACCTCATGGTGGAGCTGCTGAGGCCACAGGACGACATCCGCCTG GCAGCCCAGCTAGAGGCGGCTCGGACCCCCCGGCTCCGCTACCTGCTGGTCGTTTCCACCAGAGAAGGTCTGAGTCAGGATGAGACAGTCCTTCTGGGTGTGGACTTCCCTGACAGCAG CTCCCCCAGCTGCACCCTTGGCCTGGTCCTGCCTCTCTGGAGTGACACCCAGGTGTACCTAGATGGAGACGG GGGCTTCAGCGTGACCTCCGGGGGGCAGAGTCGGATCTTCAAGCCTGTCTCCATTCAGACTATGTG GGCCACGCTCCAGGTGTTGCACCAGGCGTGTGAGGCGGCTCTCAACAGTGGTCTTGTGCCAGGGGGCAGTGCCCTTGCCTGGGCCAGCCACTACCAGGACAGACTGAGCTCTGACCAGAGCTGTCTCAATGAGTGGACGGCCATGGCCGACCTGGAGTCTCTACGGCCTCCCTGCGCAGAGCCCAGCCG GCCCTCAGAGCAGCAGCAGATGGAGCAGGCGATCCGGGCCGAGCTGTGGGAGGTGCTGGACGCCAGTGACCTGGACAACGTCACTTCCAAAGAG ATCCGCCAGGCCCTGGAGCTGCGTTTGGGATGCCCTCTCCAGCAGTACCGTGACTTCATCGACAACCAGATGCTGCTGATCATGGCCCAGCAAGACCGGGCGTCCCGCATCTTCCCCCACCTCTACCTG GGCTCAGAGTGGAACGCAGCGAACCTGGAGGAGCTGCAGAGAAACAG GGTGAGCCACATCTTGAACATGGCCCGTGAGATCGACAACTTCTACCCCGAGCGCTTCACCTACCACAACGTGCGCCTCTGGGATGAGGAGTCGGCCCAGCTGCTGCCCCACTGGAAGGAGACACACCGCTTCGTGGAGGCCGCCAG GGCACAGGGCACCCGGGTGCTCGTCCACTGCAAGATGGGCGTCAGCCGCTCGGCTGCCACAGTGATTGCCTACGCCATGAAGCAGTACGGCTGGAGCCTGGAGCAGGCTCTGCGCCACGTGCAGGAGCTCCGGCCCATCGCCCGCCCCAACCCCGGCTTCCTGCGCCAGCTGCAGACCTACCAGGGCATTCTGACTGCTAG CCGGCAGAGTCATGTCTGGGAGCAGAAAGCAGGTGGGGCCTCCCCAGAGGAGCCCTTGGCCCCCGAGGTCTCTACACCGTTCCCACCTCTTCAGCCAGAACCGGGGGGCAGTGGGGAGCTGAATGCCGTGGGGTCAGAGGACAGCCAGGCAGCCCCAAAAGAAGCACCTGGGTCGCGGCCCCGTATCAACCTCCGTGGGGTCATGAGGTCCATTAGCCTCCTGGAGCCGCCCTCCGAGCTGGACAGCCCCTCCGGCGATGCTGACCTGCCAGAG GTTTTCTCTTCAAAAGAATCTTCAGATGAGGAGCCTCCCCAGCCCTTCCCTCAGCCCTCAAGCGCCAAGGGAGGCCGGCAGGTCCGCAGGGGGCCTTGGCCTGCCCTGAAGTCCCGCCAGTCGGTGGTGGCCCTCAACAGCGCCGCCCTGGTGGCCAGCCGGACCCGGGCCTTCCAGGAGCAGGGGGAGGCCGGCTGTGCGTCCACACCCAGGCACCAGAAGATTGTGAGGCAGGCCAGCGTGGATagcagtggggaggagggagaggcgtGA